One genomic window of Ziziphus jujuba cultivar Dongzao chromosome 4, ASM3175591v1 includes the following:
- the LOC107415890 gene encoding pentatricopeptide repeat-containing protein At3g29230: protein MQTCAPGRSPSWVSRRRLLEQKISELHKCGNLSHIKQVHAQILKANLQQDLYVAPKLVAAFSLCRQLALAVNVFDQVQQPNVHLYNTLIRAHIQNSQVSQAFVTFFDMQTNGVYPDNFTYSFLLKACSGKAWFPVVQMIHTHIEKCGFCSDIFVPNSLIDSYSKCGPVGITSAKKLFELMDEKDIVSWNSMIGGLGKAGEMVEARRLFDEMPERDAVSWNTMLDGYAKAGDMSEAYKLFEKMPERNIISWSTMVSGFSKAGDMDMAKALFDTMPFKSLVPWTIIISGYAEKGLASEASKLYDQMEEAGLKPDDSTLISILAACAESGLLGLGRKVHASIERTRFKCSTQVSNALVDMYAKCGCLDKAYAVFDGIAKKDLVSWNAMLQGLGIHGHGKQALQLFARMRQEGVFPDKVTFIAILCACTHAGFVKEGLHYFHIMEKEYGITPQVEHYGCVIDLLSRGGRLDEAYKLVNSMPMEPNCVIWGTLLAACRVHNAVELAGEVLDVLVRLAPSDPGSFSMLSNIYAAAGDWGGVASVRLRLRSTGVQKPSGASLIELDNEVHEFTVFDESHRQSDKIYQMIDRLNQDLKQVGYVSSVQCQ, encoded by the coding sequence ATGCAAACGTGCGCTCCGGGGCGAAGCCCATCATGGGTTTCAAGGCGAAGACTTTTGGAGCAGAAAATATCCGAACTTCACAAATGCGGGAATCTAAGCCATATCAAGCAAGTTCACGCCCAAATTCTCAAAGCCAATCTCCAACAGGACCTCTATGTCGCACCCAAACTCGTCGCCGCTTTCTCTCTTTGCCGTCAGCTGGCTCTTGCTGTCAACGTTTTCGATCAAGTTCAGCAACCCAATGTGCATTTGTACAATACTTTGATTAGGGCCCATATTCAGAACTCTCAGGTCTCGCAGGCTTTTGTCACTTTCTTTGATATGCAGACTAATGGGGTTTATCCGGATAATTTCACCTATTCGTTTCTTCTGAAAGCTTGTTCGGGGAAAGCTTGGTTTCCTGTGGTTCAAATGATTCACACCCACATTGAGAAATGTGGGTTTTGTTCGGATATATTTGTGCCCAACTCGCTTATTGATAGCTATTCCAAATGCGGACCGGTTGGCATCACGTCGGCTAAGAAGCTGTTCGAGTTAATGGATGAGAAGGATATTgtttcttggaattccatgattGGTGGGCTGGGGAAAGCGGGCGAAATGGTTGAAGCTCGCCGCTTGTTCGATGAAATGCCGGAGAGGGATGCGGTTAGTTGGAATACGATGTTGGATGGATACGCAAAGGCCGGGGATATGAGTGAGGCGTATAAATTGTTTGAGAAGATGCCCGAGAGGAATATAATCTCATGGTCGACTATGGTTTCGGGCTTTAGTAAAGCTGGGGACATGGATATGGCAAAGGCATTGTTCGATACAATGCCTTTCAAGAGCTTGGTTCCTTGGACCATAATAATATCTGGGTATGCTGAAAAAGGGCTTGCCAGTGAGGCAAGCAAGTTGTATGATCAAATGGAGGAAGCTGGACTAAAGCCTGATGACAGCACCCTAATAAGTATTCTAGCTGCTTGTGCAGAGTCTGGTTTGCTTGGATTGGGAAGGAAAGTTCATGCTTCGATTGAGCGGACTAGATTCAAATGCAGTACTCAAGTTTCTAATGCTTTGGTTGATATGTATGCAAAGTGTGGTTGCTTGGACAAGGCATATGCAGTCTTTGATGGGATTGCAAAGAAAGATTTGGTATCTTGGAATGCCATGCTCCAAGGATTAGGCATCCATGGACATGGTAAGCAAGCGCTTCAGCTTTTTGCTAGGATGAGACAAGAAGGGGTTTTTCCGGACAAAGTAACCTTTATTGCAATCCTATGTGCTTGTACCCATGCAGGTTTTGTCAAGGAGGGCCTTCATTACTTCCATATAATGGAGAAAGAGTATGGGATTACTCCTCAAGTTGAGCATTATGGTTGTGTAATTGACCTTTTGAGTCGTGGGGGACGGCTTGACGAAGCCTATAAACTTGTGAATAGCATGCCAATGGAACCAAATTGTGTTATTTGGGGTACCCTTTTGGCAGCATGCCGAGTGCATAACGCTGTGGAGCTTGCAGGAGAGGTGCTTGATGTACTGGTTAGATTGGCACCATCAGATCCAGGAAGTTTTTCTATGCTGTCAAATATTTACGCTGCAGCTGGTGATTGGGGTGGTGTCGCCAGTGTGAGGCTGCGATTGAGGAGTACAGGGGTCCAAAAACCTTCAGGGGCTAGTTTGATCGAGCTGGATAATGAGGTCCATGAATTTACAGTGTTTGATGAATCACATCGTCAATCGGATAAAATATATCAGATGATTGATAGACTGAATCAGGATCTTAAGCAAGTTGGATATGTTTCAAGCGTACAATGCCAATAG
- the LOC107415953 gene encoding chorismate mutase 1, chloroplastic, with protein sequence MEAKLLGASSPAIRTHLASNSRPTSFLALKTRKASNFVNFHSKKGIQSVRLHVASNGSSATKERLDASENLTLEAIRNSLIRQEDSIIFSLLERSQYCYNADTYDPSAFSMDGFDGSLVEYMVRETEKLHAKVGRYKSPDEHPFFPNDLPDPMLPPLKYPQVLHPIAESININKRVWEMYFRDIVPRLVKEGDDGNSGSTAVCDTLCLQVLSKRIHYGKFVAECKYQTSPEAYETAIKEQDKDKLMTLLIYPTLEEAIKKRVEMKAKTYGQEMVIYGEGDDKSDPVYKIAPSLVADLYSDWIMPLTKDVQIEYLLRRLD encoded by the exons aTGGAGGCTAAGCTGTTAGGTGCATCTTCTCCTGCCATTAGGACTCATCTTGCTTCAAATTCAAGACCCACTTCCTTTTTAGCTCTCAAAACTAGGAAAGCTTCCAACTTTGTCAACTTCCATTCGAAGAAAGGCATTCAATCTGTTCGTCTTCATGTAGCCTCAAATGG ATCATCGGCAACAAAGGAAAGGCTGGATGCAAGTGAGAATTTGACCTTGGAGGCCATAAGAAACTCCTTGATTCGACAGGAGGACAGTATAATATTTAGTCTTTTAGAGAGATCCCAATACTGTTATAATGCAGATACATATGATCCTAGTGCTTTCTCCATGGATGGGTTTGATGGATCATTGGTAGAATACATGGTTAGAGAAACTGAAAAGCTTCATGCTAAG GTTGGTAGATACAAGAGCCCTGACGAACATCCTTTCTTCCCCAATGACCTACCTGATCCAATGTTGCCACCTCTGAAGTACCCGCAG GTACTGCATCCCATTGCTGAatcaattaatataaataaaagagtgTGGGAGATGTACTTTAGAGATATTGTCCCAAGACTGGTCAAGGAAGGAGATGATGGAAACAGTGGGTCAACTGCTGTTTGTGACACATTGTGTTTGCAG GTTCTCTCAAAGAGAATTCACTACGGCAAATTTGTGGCAGAGTGTAAATATCAAACCTCTCCAGAGGCATACGAAACTGCCATTAAAGAGCAG GACAAGGACAAACTGATGACTCTACTGATCTATCCCACTCTCGAAGAAGCAATTAAAAAAAGGGTGGAAATGAAGGCAAAAACTTATGGACAAGAGATGGTGATATATGGAGAGGGAGATGACAAATCTGATCCAGTTTACAAGATAGCGCCAAGCTTGGTTGCTGATCTTTACAGCGATTGGATCATGCCATTGACGAAAGATGTTCAAATTGAATACTTACTGAGAAGGCTGGATTGA
- the LOC107415900 gene encoding early nodulin-like protein 17 has translation MEGLRRGVGYGSPAVRLGMVVFIFAVVMMMMIPEASATRWTVGGNKGWTSNVNYTIWARDIHFYNGDWLFFVYDRNQMDVLEVNKTNYESCNADHPLHNWTTGAGRDVVPLNVTRHYYFISGKGFCYGGMKLAVRVENLPPPPSSQPINEKSSAPKSTYHGRLVLPAVLAVGAVWDVFVRFL, from the exons atgGAGGGACTGAGAAGAGGGGTTGGGTATGGTTCACCGGCGGTGCGTTTGGGAATGGTGGTGTTTATATTTGCTgtagtgatgatgatgatgataccTGAAGCTTCGGCAACTCGTTGGACTGTTGGAGGCAACAAGGGTTGGACCTCCAATGTGAACTACACCATTTGGGCTCGGGACATACACTTCTACAATGGCGACTGGCTTT TTTTCGTGTACGATAGGAACCAGATGGATGTTCTGGAGGTAAACAAGACAAATTATGAGTCGTGCAATGCTGATCATCCACTTCACAACTGGACTACAGGAGCTGGAAGGGATGTGGTTCCACTGAATGTGACTAGGCACTACTATTTCATCAGTGGCAAGGGATTCTGCTATGGAGGCATGAAGTTAGCTGTCCGGGTGGAAAACCTACCTCCCCCTCCCTCATCTCAACCAATCAATGAAAAGAGCAGTGCTCCAAAATCTACATATCATGGCCGTCTTGTTTTACCAGCTGTTTTAGCCGTTGGTGCTGTGTGGGATGTCTTTGTTCGGTTCTTGTAG
- the LOC107415912 gene encoding early nodulin-like protein 20 — protein sequence MLMQMQGPVMGGRGGWTVVIVMMMMMMMMMMTCTVGSLVKVGGANGWNQNVNYTQWSAHQHVYVGDWLYFVFDKRYYNVLEVNKTSYEKCNDKGFITNITRGGRDVYEVKEARPYYFLSSGGYCYHGMRVCVMVQQLPPPPASAPAQNAASYHILMAANVFSPIFLLSMALVWATSCSL from the exons atGCTGATGCAAATGCAGGGCCCTGTGATGGGTGGAAGAGGAGGATGGACGGTGGTGAtcgtgatgatgatgatgatgatgatgatgatgatgacttgCACGGTGGGAAGTCTGGTGAAAGTGGGAGGAGCAAATGGGTGGAATCAGAACGTTAATTACACTCAATGGTCCGCTCATCAACATGTCTACGTCGGCGATTGGCTCT aCTTTGTGTTCGACAAAAGGTATTACAATGTTCTGGAGGTGAACAAGACGAGTTACGAGAAGTGCAATGACAAAGGGTTCATCACCAACATCACTCGTGGTGGACGAGACGTGTATGAAGTGAAAGAGGCAAGGCCATATTACTTCCTGTCGAGTGGAGGCTACTGCTACCATGGAATGAGAGTGTGCGTGATGGTCCAGCAACTCCCACCCCCTCCAGCATCAGCTCCTGCCCAAAACGCTGCTTCTTATCATATATTAATGGCGGCCAATGTGTTTTCACCAATCTTTCTGCTTTCCATGGCTTTGGTGTGGGCTACCTCTTGCTCTCTTTGA
- the LOC107415865 gene encoding uncharacterized protein LOC107415865, translated as MASISCYSVSLVSIPKSPNPSKIRLFPTNLQNANSFTHSVFNKFRRPSSRAWSSPTSSIAQGEEAHKPPNEESMSIDNLRRFINLNLGKWNGSFFQFDAGGKLLQKVDTKLAASSYGEDELMSLIQSLYIKQPPTSTSSSGYDDELDWAEYKIKETNMFTADKYQQLGFFPRERAFSLRYQTAGMLETVLRQGVLGEDDIGEESPKNLKLPSRRPSIVCENCIYSLEKDSRVRAFHIMDPKGILEMLLIFVEERGDGVFFPPSLSNDMDNTNRILPFLGKWKGHSITKRSGVYGSTMAEADIVAILEMNDHGQLIQDISSTSSGGDVTTKVAWTGTKSDNLVTFDGGYQITLLPGGIYMGCPCDVAKSVAESKSFHLEFCWLESPGKRQRLVRTYDVEGLAVSSTYFYETLE; from the exons ATGGCTTCTATCAGTTGCTATTCAGTGTCACTGGTTTCCATACCCAAATCACCCAACCCAAGCAAAATCCGACTCTTCCCCACAAATCTTCAAAATGCAAACTCGTTTACTCATTCTGTTTTCAATAAATTCCGAAGACCCAGTAGCCGAGCTTGGAGCTCTCCTACATCCTCCATAGCCCAAGGAGAAGAAGCTCACAAACCACCTAATGAGGAATCCATGAGTATTGACAATCTTCGTCGCTTCATCAATCTCAACTTGGGCAAGTGGAATGGTTCCTTCTTT CAATTTGATGCGGGCGGGAAGTTGTTGCAAAAAGTGGATACGAAGCTTGCTGCTAGCTCTTATGGGGAGGATGAACTCATGAGTCTTATTCAATC ATTATACATTAAACAACCTCCAACAAGCACTTCGAGTTCTGGATATGATGATGAGCTGGATTGGGCAGAGTATAAAATCAAAGAAACCAACATGTTTACTGCTGACAAATATCAACAG CTTGGCTTCTTCCCCAGAGAGAGAGCATTTTCTCTGAGGTACCAGACAGCTGGCATGTTAGAAACTGTCTTAAGACAAGGGGTCTTAGGAGAAGATGACATAGGTGAAGAATCACCAAA AAATCTAAAGCTTCCCTCCCGTCGCCCTTCTATTGTCTGTGAGAATTGTATATATTCACTGGAGAAAGATAGCCGAGTAAGAGCATTCCATATCATGGACCCAAAAGGCATTTTAGAAATGCTTCTCATCTTTGTTGAGGAAAGAGGTGATGGGGTGTTTTTTCCTCCTTCACTTAGCAATGACATG GACAACACAAACAGGATTCTACCATTTCTTGGTAAGTGGAAAGGTCATTCAATAACAAAAAGGAGTGGTGTTTATGGATCGACAATGGCTGAAGCTGATATAGTAGCAATACTTGAAATGAACGACCATGGTCAACTTATTCAG GACATAAGTTCTACGTCTAGTGGGGGTGATGTTACCACAAAAGTGGCTTGGACTGGAACCAAGTCAGACAACTTGGTTACTTTTGATGGAGGATACCAGATAACACTCTTACCCGGTGGAATCTACATGGGATGTCCTTGTGATGTAGCAAAGAGTGTAGCAGAGTCTAAATCATTCCATTTGGAATTCTGCTGGCTTGAGTCACCTGGCAAAAGACAAAGATTAGTTCGCACTTATGATGTTGAAGGCTTGGCCGTCTCCTCCACTTACTTCTATGAGACCTTAGAATGA
- the LOC107415931 gene encoding probable WRKY transcription factor 3, producing MAKNEDPQRVSFSAPQHPALPPTRPTIALPPRPSMETLFTGGAGASPGPMTLVSSFFSDNHPDWEYRSFSQLLAGAIASPMAAAAARPPTSFFTDNTPNDGGSLKEGGVATVVVDKNSGFKQSRPMNLVVARSPLFTVPPGLSPSGLLNSPGFFSPQSPFGMSHQQALAQVTAQAALAQSQLQLQAEYHNSLAAVPTESMAHDSSFISNDASQEQAVPSTINPRSSLKETTGVSISDRKYQSPPLATDKSGDDGYNWRKYGQKQVKGSEFPRSYYKCTHPNCPVKKKVERSTQGQITEIIYKGQHNHEQPQSNKRAKDAGDQNGNANSQAKPEISSQNRAGHVNRTIETVPSQLGLERDQEFTQTDPLQVPGSSDSEELADTEVREDEGDADKPNAKRRNVDVGTTEVALSHKTVTEPKIIVQTRSEVDLLDDGYRWRKYGQKVVKGNPHPRSYYKCTSAGCNVRKHVERASTDPKAVITTYEGKHNHDVPAARNSSHNTANNNGQQLKPVRVTAEKHSLLKDQRPVLLQLKEEQIIV from the exons ATGGCGAAGAACGAAGACCCACAAAGAGTTTCGTTTTCAGCACCGCAACATCCTGCGCTGCCGCCAACGAGGCCGACGATAGCTCTACCACCGCGTCCTTCCATGGAGACCCTTTTCACCGGCGGAGCTGGAGCAAGTCCAGGTCCTATGACCCTTGTTTCCAGCTTCTTCTCCGATAACCATCCAGATTGGGAGTACAGGTCCTTTTCTCAGCTCCTCGCGGGAGCTATAGCCTCCCCTATGGCCGCCGCTGCCGCCAGACCACCCACAAGCTTCTTTACTGATAATACTCCTAATGATGGTGGTTCTTTGAAGGAAGGAGGTGTAGCAACGGTGGTGGTTGACAAGAATTCAGGGTTTAAGCAGAGTAGACCCATGAATTTGGTGGTTGCTCGCTCTCCATTGTTCACCGTACCACCTGGGTTAAGTCCCTCTGGCTTGCTCAATTCACCTGGATTCTTTTCTCCTCAG AGTCCCTTTGGAATGTCACACCAGCAGGCATTAGCACAGGTTACTGCTCAAGCTGCACTAGCCCAGTCTCAATTGCAATTGCAAGCTGAATATCACAATTCCTTAGCAGCTGTTCCTACAGAGTCAATGGCACATGATTCATCATTTATATCTAATGATGCTTCACAAGAACAGGCAGTACCCTCAACAATTAACCCCAGAAGTTCCTTGAAGGAGACAACAGGGGTGTCTATTTCTGATAGGAAATATCAATCTCCTCCCCTTGCCACTGATAAATCTGGAGATGACGGCTACAATTGGCGGAAATACGGGCAGAAGCAGGTTAAGGGTAGTGAATTTCCGCGAAGCTACTACAAATGTACCCATCCAAATTGCCCTGTCAAAAAGAAGGTTGAACGTTCAACTCAGGGTCAAATAACTGAGATTATCTACAAAGGACAGCATAATCATGAACAGCCTCAATCAAACAAGCGTGCCAAAGATGCTGGCGATCAGAATGGAAATGCAAATTCTCAGGCTAAGCCAGAAATTAGTTCACAAAACCGGGCTGGGCACGTGAACAGAACAATTGAAACTGTACCTTCCCAGTTGGGGCTTGAGAGGGATCAGGAATTTACACAAACTGATCCTTTGCAGGTACCAGGTTCTAGTGACAGTGAAGAATTAGCTGACACAGAAGTTAGAGAGGATGAGGGGGATGCTGATAAGCCAAATGCGAAAAGAAG GAACGTAGATGTTGGGACAACTGAGGTGGCTTTGTCACACAAGACAGTCACAGAACCAAAAATCATTGTGCAAACGAGAAGTGAAGTTGATCTTCTGGATGATGGCTACAGATGGCGCAAGTACGGGCAGAAAGTGGTAAAAGGGAATCCTCATCCAAG GAGCTATTACAAATGTACCAGTGCGGGATGTAATGTCCGTAAGCATGTTGAGAGAGCTTCGACAGACCCAAAAGCTGTCATCACTACCTATGAGGGAAAACATAACCATGATGTCCCAGCAGCTAGAAATAGTAGCCACAACACAGCTAACAATAACGGACAACAGTTAAAACCAGTCAGGGTTACGGCTGAGAAGCATTCCTTACTCAAAGACCAGAGACCAGTACTTCTGCAGctaaaagaagaacaaatcaTTGTGTAA
- the LOC107415930 gene encoding cyclin-dependent kinase C-2 C: MGCINSKQAESVASPALERSVSKAKAKAKATVAEAAASSAADNSNGGGGGGSVVSSKNPSGLLLLRSESSRKEDKSDDRNRELKRLRRDASVVKGSSFSFKLGFSHRFVDAEQTSAGWPSWLSTAAGEAIHGWVPLRADSFEKLEKIGQGTYSSVFRAREVETGKIVALKKVRFDNFQPESIRFMAREIMILRRLDHPNIMKLEGVIASRSSTSIYLVFDYMEHDLAGLVSCPDVKFSEAQVKCYMRQLLSAVEHCHLRGIMHRDIKVSNILVNNEGILKLGDFGLANVLSTSNKQPLTSRVVTLWYRPPELLMGSTTYGVSVDLWSVGCVFAELFLGKPILKGRTEVEQLHKIFKLCGSPPEEYWKRSKLPHATMFKPQNSYESSLREKCKEFPTSAVDLIETFLSIEPYKRGTASSALMSQYFRTKPYACDPATLPKYPPNKELDAKNREDARRRKPGARLRESGTVRKPRRTRKTFQESNTINKLPPKEDAQENSQYIRRNNSNTTVQILKPRGGGQRRESLKLPFDTVSEACQVSDTQGGDSTFSGPVPVSASSGFAWAKRRKGDVTSAVSDTTRSQFSLLDPSFANSVYDITKQRNDYVLNRVDTNSRGHNTNEMAKAPARKLQLHSDSFDASELYLSHDLSMAVYESDEKDASRNDSECKDGEKHIEFSGPMLSRPQRMDDMLLHRNESFIRRKSRFERDK, from the exons ATGGGTTGCATTAACTCGAAGCAGGCAGAGTCCGTAGCTTCGCCTGCTTTAGAGCGCTCGGTTTCAAAAGCAAAGGCCAAAGCCAAAGCCACTGTTGCAGAAGCAGCCGCATCATCAGCAGCCGACAATAGCAatggcggtggtggtggtggttccGTGGTTTCATCGAAGAACCCATCCGGTTTGCTGTTATTGCGGTCTGAGAGTAGTAGGAAGGAGGATAAATCTGATGATCGGAACAGGGAGTTGAAAAGGCTAAGGAGAGACGCTTCTGTTGTGAAAGGGTCGTCTTTTAGCTTCAAGTTGGGTTTTTCTCATAGATTCGTAGATGCCGAGCAAACCTCCGCTGGTTGGCCCTCTTGGCTTAGCACCGCTGCCGGGGAAGCCATTCATGGTTGGGTGCCTCTTAGAGCAGATTCTTTTGAGAAACTCGAGAAG ATTGGGCAAGGTACATACAGCAGTGTGTTTCGTGCACGTGAAGTTGAAACCGGAAAGATAGTTGCCCTGAAGAAGGTGCGGTTTGACAATTTTCAGCCAGAGAGCATTAGGTTTATGGCTCGGGAGATAATGATTCTGCGCAGGCTTGACCATCCAAACATCATGAAATTGGAAGGTGTAATTGCATCTCGATCATCAACTAGCATATACCTTGTATTTGATTACATGGAACATGATCTTGCTGGTCTTGTATCTTGTCCTGACGTCAAATTCAGTGAAGCACAG GTTAAGTGTTATATGAGGCAGCTATTGTCTGCAGTCGAGCACTGCCATTTGCGAGGTATTATGCACAGAGACATTAAAGTTTCCAATATTTTGGTAAACAATGAGGGAATTCTGAAGTTGGGAGATTTTGGATTGGCAAATGTCCTCAGCACAAGTAATAAGCAACCGTTAACCAGTCGTGTCGTGACATTATGGTATCGTCCTCCTGAACTTTTGATGGGTTCTACCACCTATGGAGTATCAGTAGATCTCTGGAGTGTGGGCTGTGTATTTGCAGAACTTTTCTTGGGGAAGCCCATTCTTAAAGGAAGAACTGAG GTTGAACAATTGCATAAAATCTTTAAGCTTTGCGGTTCTCCACCTGAAGAATACTGGAAAAGATCTAAGCTTCCTCATGCAACTATGTTTAAACCCCAGAATTCTTATGAGAGTTCTCTAAGGGAGAAGTGTAAAGAATTCCCAACATCTGCCGTTGACCTGATAGAAACTTTTCTATCAATCGAACCTTATAAGCGTGGGACTGCCTCCTCTGCTCTTATGTCACAG TACTTCAGAACGAAGCCTTACGCATGTGATCCAGCAACCCTTCCAAAGTATCCACCAAACAAGGAGCTCGATGCTAAAAATCGTGAGGATGCAAGAAG GAGAAAGCCTGGTGCTAGACTTCGAGAGAGTGGAACGGTAAGAAAGCCTAGGAGAACACGTAAAACCTTTCAAGAGTCAAACACTATCAATAAATTACCACCAAAAGag GACGCGCAAGAGAATAGTCAGTATATTCGTAGAAACAATAGCAATACCACTGTACAAATTCTCAAGCCAAGAGGAGGTGGTCAGCGTAGGGAGTCACTGAAACTTCCATTTGATACAGTTTCAGAGGCTTGCCAGGTTTCTGATACACAAGGAGGGGACAGTACATTCTCAGGGCCGGTGCCAGTCTCAGCATCAAGTGGCTTTGCATGGGCAAAAAGGCGAAAGGGTGATGTTACATCTGCGGTGTCAGACACCACAAGGAGCCAATTCAGTTTGTTAGATCCTTCTTTTGCAAACTCCGTATATGACATAACCAAACAGCGCAATGACTATGTTCTCAATAGGGTTGATACCAACTCTAGAGGCCATAACACAAATGAAATGGCCAAGGCTCCTGCACGGAAGCTGCAGCTGCATTCGGATTCTTTTGATGCATCTGAGTTGTACCTGTCCCATGACTTGTCCATGGCAGTCTATGAGAGTGACGAAAAGGATGCTTCTAGAAATGACTCG GAGTGCAAGGATGGAGAAAAGCATATCGAATTCTCCGGACCCATGTTGTCACGACCACAAAGAATGGACGATATGTTGTTGCACAGAAATGAAAGTTTTATACGTCGCAAATCAAGATTTGAAAGAG ATAAGTGA